A region of Leifsonia xyli DNA encodes the following proteins:
- a CDS encoding oxidoreductase, which translates to MTTSSPAWGILGTGGIAGAMTRDLQLDGHTVTAVGSRSPESGARFAAAHGIPRSHGSYEELVADPDVDVVYIATPHPQHAPNALLALAAGKHVLVEKPFTMDQAEAQAIADAAAANGLVALEAMWTRWLPHMERLQEIVSDGTLGELRSVVAHHDQRTNPDPEGRMLNKALGGGALLDLGIYPVSFAWDVLGAPDEVLALSTPTATGVDRQTSILLGYASGAQAALTTTLDAAGDNSATVLGTDARVELDATFYAPTTFRVVDPAGRVLETYESHIEGRGMQYQARAIERLIAAGGGEDARLPLSQSVAIMGTLDTIRERIGLVY; encoded by the coding sequence ATGACGACCTCCTCCCCCGCGTGGGGCATCCTGGGCACGGGCGGCATCGCCGGCGCCATGACGCGCGACCTGCAGCTCGACGGGCATACCGTCACGGCGGTCGGCTCCCGCAGTCCCGAGTCCGGGGCCCGCTTCGCCGCGGCGCACGGCATTCCGCGCTCCCACGGCAGCTACGAGGAGCTCGTGGCCGACCCGGATGTCGACGTCGTCTACATCGCCACCCCGCATCCGCAGCACGCGCCGAACGCCCTGCTCGCCCTCGCGGCCGGCAAGCACGTGCTCGTCGAGAAGCCGTTCACGATGGACCAGGCCGAGGCGCAGGCGATCGCCGACGCGGCCGCCGCGAACGGCCTCGTCGCGCTCGAGGCGATGTGGACGCGGTGGCTGCCGCACATGGAGCGACTGCAGGAGATCGTGAGCGACGGCACGCTCGGCGAGCTCCGCTCCGTCGTCGCCCACCACGACCAGCGCACCAACCCCGACCCCGAGGGCCGCATGCTGAACAAGGCCCTCGGCGGCGGCGCGCTGCTCGATCTCGGGATCTACCCGGTCTCGTTCGCGTGGGACGTGCTCGGCGCCCCGGACGAGGTGCTCGCCCTCTCGACGCCGACCGCGACCGGCGTCGACCGGCAGACGTCCATCCTCCTCGGCTACGCGAGCGGCGCCCAGGCGGCGCTGACCACCACCCTGGATGCGGCAGGCGACAACAGCGCGACCGTGCTCGGCACCGATGCCCGCGTCGAGCTCGACGCCACCTTCTACGCGCCCACGACGTTCCGCGTCGTCGACCCCGCCGGCCGCGTCCTCGAGACCTACGAGTCCCACATCGAGGGGCGGGGCATGCAGTACCAGGCCCGCGCGATCGAACGCCTGATCGCGGCCGGCGGCGGAGAGGATGCGCGGCTGCCGCTGTCGCAGTCGGTGGCGATCATGGGCACGCTCGACACCATCCGGGAGCGCATCGGACTGGTGTACTGA